A portion of the Planctomycetota bacterium genome contains these proteins:
- a CDS encoding HEAT repeat domain-containing protein, with amino-acid sequence VDQGKVRALKEHQGVALMYMDRFAEAERIFQALVATSKDDKERSAYEERLREVAKRRKAVASGEEKPFSKQAFWIEAIGNGSSWVRARALEKVATIQDETVYKSLLAGLRDPVADVRSAAAIALGNRGDPQAAPALQGLLRDPSPEVRDSARLALQELGKEVPPE; translated from the coding sequence CAGTTGACCAGGGGAAGGTGAGGGCACTTAAGGAGCACCAGGGAGTCGCCCTGATGTACATGGACCGTTTCGCCGAAGCGGAGCGGATCTTTCAGGCACTCGTCGCCACAAGCAAGGACGACAAAGAGCGTTCCGCTTACGAGGAACGATTGCGGGAAGTGGCGAAGCGCCGGAAAGCCGTGGCGTCAGGAGAAGAGAAGCCGTTCTCCAAACAGGCTTTCTGGATCGAGGCGATTGGTAACGGGTCATCCTGGGTGCGCGCCAGAGCCCTGGAGAAGGTTGCCACGATCCAGGATGAAACTGTGTACAAGAGCCTCCTGGCCGGCCTCCGGGATCCAGTCGCGGACGTGCGTTCGGCGGCGGCCATCGCGTTGGGCAACCGCGGTGACCCTCAGGCGGCCCCGGCCCTCCAAGGCCTGTTGCGAGATCCATCTCCTGAGGTTCGCGATTCGGCCCGCCTTGCGCTCCAAGAGCTTGGAAAGGAGGTGCCGCCGGAATAG